From a region of the Bradyrhizobium sp. KBS0727 genome:
- a CDS encoding glycosyltransferase family 87 protein, translating into MTTSVQAPASVFGRVYAVFTGLAAAILFAIVALDLKLSVAQSFPTFVLYPSGDPVGRDFFNTWMGGRSAFSGGPAAWFDSNDYMDAVLKVTNLPTFEKMYWSYPPHILFFIWPFGLLEFLPSYMVWCVVGLTLYVWTAIASGVDRKYWLFLAVAPAVVVNVFFGHNGFLTAALLIGGLANLDRRPIIAGILFGILTVKPQLGLLLPVLLVLHGHWRVISSAVATTVLLVAATGIWFGPEIWTQYYHKVVPQQHDLIYAAGDMGWPIVASAFVNARLIGLPNNCAWAVQWVVSACAFGAVVWTFWRQRDPVLSQALLVTATFLFSPWIMNYDMVVFGWILALLRQRGNETFVDQCLSLALWMLPILMVLLGGFAHIPGALLILPLFAARLLWRLAHRTSERESPSAAMVTT; encoded by the coding sequence ATGACAACGTCGGTCCAGGCACCCGCTTCCGTATTTGGGAGGGTTTATGCCGTATTTACCGGATTGGCTGCGGCTATCTTGTTCGCCATCGTCGCACTGGACCTCAAACTATCGGTGGCTCAGTCGTTTCCAACTTTCGTCCTTTATCCGAGCGGCGACCCGGTCGGCCGAGATTTTTTTAACACCTGGATGGGCGGCCGCTCGGCGTTTTCGGGCGGTCCCGCGGCCTGGTTTGATTCCAACGACTACATGGATGCGGTGCTGAAGGTAACCAACCTTCCAACTTTTGAGAAGATGTATTGGTCATATCCTCCGCATATTCTGTTTTTTATTTGGCCGTTTGGCTTGCTCGAGTTTTTGCCGTCATACATGGTGTGGTGCGTCGTGGGGCTCACGCTCTATGTGTGGACGGCAATCGCGAGCGGCGTCGACCGAAAATACTGGTTATTTCTCGCGGTTGCGCCTGCTGTCGTTGTGAACGTATTCTTCGGCCACAATGGATTTTTGACGGCTGCGCTTTTGATTGGCGGACTGGCAAATCTCGATCGGCGACCGATCATCGCTGGAATCTTGTTCGGTATCCTAACTGTCAAGCCGCAATTAGGTCTCCTGCTTCCGGTCTTGTTGGTACTGCACGGACACTGGCGTGTCATTAGCTCAGCGGTCGCTACAACGGTGTTGCTCGTCGCGGCGACTGGAATATGGTTCGGGCCGGAAATCTGGACACAGTATTACCACAAGGTAGTACCGCAACAGCATGACTTGATCTACGCCGCTGGTGACATGGGCTGGCCGATCGTTGCCTCAGCCTTTGTCAACGCTCGACTTATCGGCCTACCGAACAATTGCGCCTGGGCAGTCCAGTGGGTGGTGTCAGCCTGCGCTTTTGGAGCGGTTGTTTGGACGTTCTGGCGCCAGCGAGATCCGGTGCTCTCACAAGCGCTGTTGGTCACCGCGACTTTCCTGTTTTCACCCTGGATAATGAACTACGACATGGTCGTGTTCGGATGGATTCTTGCGCTGTTGCGCCAGCGCGGCAACGAAACCTTTGTGGATCAGTGTCTTTCGCTGGCGCTATGGATGTTGCCCATTCTGATGGTGCTATTGGGCGGCTTCGCGCATATTCCCGGTGCGCTGCTCATCCTGCCGCTGTTCGCGGCTCGTCTCCTGTGGCGGCTGGCCCACCGTACATCCGAGCGAGAGTCACCATCGGCGGCGATGGTTACAACGTAA
- a CDS encoding YqaJ viral recombinase family protein, whose product MAQSDRRSFIGGSDARIIMGDDETALLRLWREKRGEVEPEDLSANLIVQLGTVTEHLNRHWYQKNTGQVITEVQRRVFHPVKRWMAATLDGMIEGTGAVFEAKFMLPWSFSEEGAAEKHMAQLQHNMWVTACRTAVLSIITGGGKWVEMTIPADPLYQHLLLTAEKKFWRCVETGETPHLFGVEPPRPKIEAVRTVDMTSSNSWAEFAGVFCQTRGAFLNHEAAKVELKKLMPEDAKEAAGHGIRAKRSKSGAISFDLMQTEAGHAAL is encoded by the coding sequence ATGGCTCAATCAGATCGACGCTCCTTTATCGGCGGCTCGGACGCACGGATTATCATGGGCGACGACGAAACCGCCCTGCTCCGTCTTTGGCGCGAAAAGCGCGGCGAGGTCGAGCCTGAGGATCTTTCGGCAAACCTGATTGTCCAGCTTGGCACCGTGACCGAGCACCTCAACCGGCACTGGTACCAGAAGAATACCGGCCAAGTCATCACCGAGGTGCAGCGCCGGGTGTTTCACCCCGTCAAGCGCTGGATGGCGGCGACACTGGATGGCATGATCGAAGGGACCGGCGCGGTGTTCGAAGCCAAGTTCATGCTACCCTGGTCATTCTCGGAGGAAGGCGCCGCCGAAAAGCACATGGCCCAGCTGCAGCACAACATGTGGGTCACGGCATGCCGGACGGCGGTGCTGTCGATCATCACCGGCGGTGGCAAATGGGTCGAGATGACCATTCCGGCCGATCCACTCTACCAGCACCTCCTGCTGACGGCCGAGAAGAAGTTCTGGCGCTGTGTCGAAACCGGCGAGACCCCTCACCTCTTTGGCGTCGAGCCGCCGCGGCCAAAGATCGAAGCGGTCCGGACCGTCGACATGACCTCATCCAACTCCTGGGCCGAATTCGCCGGCGTGTTTTGCCAGACCCGCGGAGCCTTCCTCAATCATGAAGCCGCCAAGGTCGAGCTCAAGAAGCTGATGCCAGAGGATGCCAAGGAGGCGGCAGGACACGGCATTCGCGCCAAGCGCTCGAAATCGGGGGCGATTAGTTTCGACCTCATGCAAACGGAGGCCGGTCATGCAGCACTCTAG
- a CDS encoding transcriptional regulator, which translates to MADRSGISEPTVARLESADGELGGREETAQKLRTAIEAAGVEFIDENGGGRGVRLRKPNRK; encoded by the coding sequence TTGGCAGATCGCTCAGGGATATCTGAGCCAACAGTTGCCCGGCTGGAATCGGCGGATGGCGAACTCGGTGGCCGGGAAGAAACCGCGCAAAAATTGCGCACAGCAATCGAAGCCGCCGGCGTCGAGTTCATCGACGAGAACGGCGGTGGTCGAGGAGTGCGGTTAAGGAAGCCGAACCGTAAGTAA
- a CDS encoding Flp family type IVb pilin: protein MLKHYIKVTEALKRLRANEDGVVSFEYVIVAACIVAAVGAAFGLSGSGAIKDALSSAISSVAAKVAAAVL from the coding sequence ATGTTAAAGCATTACATTAAGGTGACCGAAGCTCTCAAACGTTTGCGCGCGAATGAGGACGGCGTGGTGTCGTTTGAGTATGTGATCGTTGCCGCTTGTATCGTCGCTGCAGTTGGTGCTGCGTTCGGTCTGTCGGGCTCCGGTGCCATCAAAGATGCGCTGAGCAGCGCGATCTCGAGCGTCGCCGCTAAGGTTGCTGCTGCCGTTTTATAA
- a CDS encoding IS630 family transposase (programmed frameshift): MARAYSLDLRERVVGLVASGETCRAVAELYDVSVASVVKWSQRARATGSAAAKPMGGRRPYLLEGERDWLLARLAEKPDLTLHALLAELGERGVAVSCDTLWRFLKRQGISFKKTVFAAEQDRPDIARRRAWWRRHQSKIEPTRLVFIDETWAKTNMTRTHGWWRRGIPLKAQVPHGHWRTMTFLAALRHDRIAAPCVIDGPINGESFRAYVEQLLVPTLQPGDIVVMDNLGSHKGPAIRRAIRAAGARLVFLPPYSPDLNPIEQVFAKLKTLLRKAEERTIEGVWRQIGSLLQHFTPQECANYLRNAGYASV; encoded by the exons ATGGCGCGAGCATACTCACTGGATCTGCGTGAGCGTGTTGTCGGGTTGGTTGCGAGTGGTGAGACGTGCCGAGCGGTGGCAGAACTGTATGACGTCAGCGTTGCGAGCGTCGTGAAGTGGTCGCAGCGGGCGCGCGCGACGGGCAGTGCGGCGGCCAAGCCGATGGGCGGCAGGCGGCCTTACCTGCTGGAAGGCGAGCGCGACTGGCTGCTGGCTCGGCTGGCCGAGAAACCTGATCTGACCTTGCACGCGCTGCTGGCAGAACTTGGCGAACGCGGTGTCGCGGTGTCCTGCGACACGCTCTGGCGGTTCCTCAAGCGCCAGGGCATCAGCTTC AAAAAAACCGTGTTCGCGGCTGAGCAGGATCGTCCTGATATCGCGCGCCGCCGCGCCTGGTGGAGACGGCACCAATCGAAAATCGAACCTACCCGTCTCGTCTTCATTGATGAGACCTGGGCCAAGACCAACATGACCCGTACCCATGGTTGGTGGCGACGGGGCATCCCGCTCAAGGCTCAGGTCCCGCACGGCCATTGGCGGACGATGACCTTCCTCGCAGCACTCCGGCACGACCGCATCGCTGCGCCCTGCGTCATCGACGGGCCGATCAACGGCGAGAGCTTCCGTGCCTATGTCGAGCAGTTGCTGGTGCCAACGCTCCAACCTGGCGACATTGTCGTCATGGACAATCTCGGCTCCCACAAGGGTCCCGCTATCCGAAGAGCTATCCGAGCTGCCGGCGCACGGCTCGTCTTCCTTCCGCCCTATAGCCCGGACCTCAATCCGATCGAGCAGGTCTTCGCAAAGCTCAAAACCCTGCTCCGCAAAGCCGAAGAGCGCACCATCGAAGGCGTGTGGCGCCAAATTGGCAGCCTTCTCCAACACTTCACACCGCAAGAATGCGCAAACTATCTGCGCAACGCTGGATATGCTTCCGTCTAA
- a CDS encoding glycosyltransferase family 87 protein, whose translation MAASRPTREIASVQTKIPAFLQTLLFVLCATNLTVCLIAYLLRLWIYDHNGFGIPVDFVSFWAAGRLALDGLAAQAFDWEIHRQIEVAALGQNFARNFPWHYPPPFLFVASLMALLPYGAAYFGWVVASLVPYVAVMRAIVGNNFGVLLALAVPMFFFNALVGQTGFLTAALIGGTLYLIPVRPVLAGICLGLLTYKPQFGLLFPIVLIAGRHWRVFISATVTTIAMFVVSAFVFGTASWLAFFHWLPHSSYMILTEGKSSWWKLMSLYSLVRHFGGTEQLAWALQFVLVVGTTVVLVMIWRSRAPYTLKGAALSAGTLLATPYVYIYDMVVLAIPIAFLFRIGLSSGFRSYELPALASAVVLVVAFLTETPTGLGATLIVSILILARAGSWWRREPYDQSLGSGISTGGTSL comes from the coding sequence ATGGCCGCCTCCCGTCCCACCCGCGAAATCGCCTCGGTCCAAACCAAGATCCCCGCGTTCCTCCAGACGTTGCTTTTTGTGCTGTGCGCCACGAACCTGACGGTTTGCCTGATAGCTTACCTTTTGCGGCTCTGGATTTACGATCACAACGGCTTCGGCATTCCGGTGGATTTCGTCAGCTTTTGGGCCGCCGGGCGCCTCGCGCTCGATGGCTTGGCGGCCCAAGCTTTTGATTGGGAAATTCACAGGCAAATAGAGGTCGCGGCGCTTGGACAGAATTTTGCCCGCAATTTTCCTTGGCACTACCCGCCGCCGTTCCTCTTCGTCGCATCACTAATGGCGCTGTTACCCTATGGTGCAGCGTATTTCGGCTGGGTTGTTGCCAGTTTGGTGCCTTATGTTGCCGTCATGCGGGCAATCGTTGGTAACAACTTCGGCGTACTGCTCGCGCTGGCGGTACCGATGTTTTTTTTCAATGCGCTGGTCGGACAGACCGGGTTTTTGACCGCCGCGCTGATTGGCGGCACGCTCTATCTAATTCCGGTGCGCCCGGTACTCGCAGGCATCTGTCTTGGGTTATTAACTTACAAGCCACAATTCGGGTTGCTGTTTCCCATTGTGCTGATTGCGGGCAGGCATTGGCGCGTGTTCATTAGCGCCACCGTGACCACAATCGCCATGTTCGTCGTTTCGGCATTCGTCTTTGGCACTGCGAGCTGGCTCGCGTTTTTCCATTGGCTCCCGCACTCCTCGTATATGATCTTGACTGAGGGTAAGTCTAGTTGGTGGAAATTGATGAGTCTCTACTCTCTGGTGCGTCATTTTGGCGGCACCGAACAGCTGGCCTGGGCCCTCCAGTTTGTCCTTGTCGTGGGCACTACGGTGGTTCTAGTGATGATATGGCGAAGCCGCGCACCTTATACGTTGAAGGGTGCCGCCCTATCTGCAGGGACGTTATTGGCCACACCGTACGTATACATCTACGACATGGTTGTGCTCGCTATTCCGATCGCGTTCCTATTTCGCATAGGATTGAGTAGCGGCTTCCGTAGCTATGAACTTCCTGCTCTAGCCAGCGCGGTTGTGCTCGTTGTCGCTTTTCTCACGGAGACCCCGACGGGACTCGGAGCCACCTTAATCGTTTCGATCCTGATCCTTGCTCGTGCTGGTTCGTGGTGGCGGCGTGAGCCATATGATCAAAGCCTCGGTTCCGGAATCTCCACCGGCGGGACATCTTTGTGA
- a CDS encoding IS3 family transposase, whose amino-acid sequence MERRQFTREFKLEAVRLIKQRGVSYAQASKDLGVHPTQLRNWVKQLADDPQHAFPGHGQMKPEQLEIAQLKREVLRLKAERDILKKPGPTSRRNRHEVRFRCEAPGFWPAEWLCGALGVSRGGFYAWLTRPRNQRSRSDEDVGAKVRASSLASDRTYGARRVWHDLLAEGVRCGLHRIERLMRQQALKARPRRRRLPPDLGERQVAAVAPNVLDRSFEASAPNRKWIADFTYVWIAEGWLYVAAVVDLFSRRVVGWSMNAAMTAQLVTDALVMAIWRRGKPDALLHHSDRGSPIHQRAVSAVDGRSRRRLLDEQVRQCLGQRGDGKLLLVIEDRADCAQNVADEGRRQGRRLRLY is encoded by the coding sequence ATGGAGAGAAGGCAGTTTACGCGGGAGTTCAAGCTTGAGGCTGTCCGGCTGATCAAGCAGCGGGGCGTGTCGTATGCGCAGGCGTCGAAAGACCTTGGTGTTCATCCGACGCAATTGCGCAATTGGGTGAAGCAGCTTGCGGACGATCCGCAGCATGCGTTCCCCGGCCATGGTCAGATGAAGCCGGAGCAGTTGGAGATCGCGCAGCTCAAGCGCGAGGTGCTCAGGCTGAAGGCCGAACGGGACATTCTAAAAAAGCCGGGGCCTACTTCGCGAAGGAATCGACATGAAGTTCGGTTTCGTTGCGAAGCACCGGGGTTCTGGCCGGCGGAATGGTTATGCGGAGCGCTCGGTGTCTCGCGGGGTGGTTTTTATGCGTGGCTGACACGGCCGCGCAATCAACGCAGCCGGAGCGATGAGGACGTTGGCGCGAAGGTTCGTGCCAGCTCTCTGGCGAGCGATCGAACCTACGGGGCCAGGCGTGTCTGGCACGATCTGCTCGCCGAAGGGGTAAGGTGTGGTCTGCACCGGATCGAACGATTGATGCGGCAGCAAGCCCTTAAAGCGCGCCCGCGACGGCGTCGACTGCCGCCCGATCTGGGTGAGCGGCAGGTCGCCGCCGTCGCTCCCAACGTGCTCGACCGCAGCTTCGAAGCGTCCGCTCCCAACCGCAAATGGATCGCTGACTTCACCTACGTGTGGATAGCGGAGGGCTGGCTCTATGTGGCCGCCGTCGTCGATCTCTTCTCCCGCCGTGTGGTTGGCTGGTCGATGAACGCAGCGATGACGGCCCAGCTCGTCACCGACGCCCTGGTGATGGCGATCTGGCGACGGGGCAAGCCGGACGCGCTGCTGCATCATTCCGATCGTGGCAGCCCAATACACCAGCGAGCAGTTTCAGCGGTTGATGGCAGATCACGGCGTCGTCTGCTCGATGAGCAGGTCAGGCAATGTCTGGGACAACGCGGCGATGGAAAGCTTCTTCTCGTCATTGAAGACCGAGCGGACTGCGCGCAAAATGTAGCGGACGAAGGACGACGCCAAGGCCGACGTCTTCGATTATACTGA
- a CDS encoding DUF5658 family protein — translation MSWVKALLLLSTIILGCADLLTTNVILNHGLGELNPFMSLAQTSLGEWWLIPKLGLTFVVMLLLWRSNNLYNIALVVAFCCTPVLNNLVVIAGIN, via the coding sequence ATGAGTTGGGTAAAGGCGCTGCTGTTGCTCTCAACTATAATATTGGGGTGCGCTGACCTCTTGACCACTAATGTGATCCTGAATCACGGCTTGGGCGAGTTGAACCCCTTCATGTCGCTGGCTCAGACATCGCTCGGTGAATGGTGGCTTATTCCCAAGCTAGGGTTAACGTTTGTCGTGATGCTATTGCTTTGGCGTAGCAACAATCTTTACAATATCGCTCTTGTGGTTGCTTTTTGCTGTACGCCCGTGCTGAACAACCTGGTCGTCATCGCGGGAATCAACTGA
- a CDS encoding prepilin peptidase: MSWIVNIASVLEILLLLYVATIDVATRLIRNEICLALAILGIAGHLANPVGMVGSLIAATILFLVLFVIFQRGLMGGGDVKLLVVLAIGLPLMGTIQMLTITALVGGVLALVHLMMRNLPSPRLAPAGSSLLRRVYVVERWRHLRHAPLPYGVAVACGGIWAIFSKGF, translated from the coding sequence ATGAGTTGGATCGTCAACATAGCCTCAGTTCTGGAAATTCTGTTGTTGCTTTATGTTGCAACGATAGATGTCGCGACGCGATTGATCCGCAATGAGATCTGCCTTGCGCTCGCGATCCTCGGGATCGCAGGTCATCTGGCTAATCCGGTCGGGATGGTCGGGTCTCTGATTGCCGCGACAATCTTGTTTTTGGTGCTTTTTGTCATTTTCCAGCGCGGGTTGATGGGCGGCGGCGATGTCAAATTGCTCGTCGTCTTGGCGATTGGTCTGCCGTTGATGGGCACCATTCAGATGTTGACGATTACGGCACTCGTTGGTGGCGTTCTTGCCCTGGTGCATCTGATGATGCGGAACCTGCCTTCTCCAAGGCTTGCCCCCGCCGGGTCATCGTTGCTGCGCCGCGTCTACGTGGTCGAGCGTTGGCGCCATTTGCGGCACGCGCCGTTGCCTTATGGTGTGGCCGTAGCATGCGGTGGTATTTGGGCGATTTTCAGTAAAGGATTTTGA
- a CDS encoding glycosyltransferase family 87 protein, which translates to MSPLSIVSLGAWLTAKRIKLYPTIFLTISSFLSVAYVLTVHGNLDIRGEPIGTDFSSFWAASGLVLSGNAGYVYDPVKHYAAQEAFFGKGVQYYAWFYPPPALLIIAPLGLLPYLISLFIWLAATGAAYIATVWRFIQRSDAIVPILCFPAVLINIIHGQNAFLSTSIVGTGLLMSDRYPVAAGMVLGTLCFKPQLAPMLAVAVLARANWKMALGAAFSVCSFATAATQIFGLEIWRQFWSDVPLSRIWLEEGIAGFAKMQSAFSAVRLIGGGIGLAYSIQAIVTISAAILLWMIWRSHASLRLRAGATGAAILLGTPFILDYDFVLLSLPVAALAAQGLEEGFRPWEKSALACAWVLPLIARPAGFASVPLSPEVVLFLLLLIWKRSTTPHKDVPPVEIPEPRL; encoded by the coding sequence ATGTCGCCTTTGTCGATAGTGAGCTTGGGAGCATGGCTGACCGCAAAGCGCATTAAGTTGTACCCAACGATATTTTTGACGATCAGCTCTTTCCTGTCGGTGGCCTACGTTCTGACAGTTCATGGTAACCTTGACATTCGCGGTGAGCCGATTGGAACGGATTTTTCGAGCTTTTGGGCCGCCTCTGGCTTAGTTCTCTCCGGAAACGCGGGCTACGTATATGATCCGGTCAAGCATTACGCGGCCCAAGAGGCTTTCTTCGGAAAAGGCGTACAATACTACGCTTGGTTTTATCCACCTCCTGCACTTTTGATCATCGCTCCCCTCGGTCTTTTACCTTACCTAATTTCTCTATTTATTTGGCTTGCTGCAACCGGAGCGGCTTACATTGCGACCGTATGGAGGTTCATCCAACGATCCGATGCTATTGTGCCGATACTGTGCTTCCCCGCCGTTCTGATAAACATCATTCACGGCCAGAACGCTTTTCTATCGACATCGATAGTTGGAACCGGCCTGCTCATGTCGGATCGATACCCGGTAGCCGCTGGCATGGTGCTTGGCACATTATGCTTCAAACCCCAACTTGCACCGATGCTGGCTGTTGCGGTCCTAGCACGGGCAAACTGGAAGATGGCGCTCGGCGCAGCATTTTCCGTCTGCTCTTTCGCAACTGCGGCGACACAAATTTTCGGGCTCGAGATATGGCGTCAGTTTTGGTCAGACGTCCCGCTATCCCGGATATGGCTAGAAGAGGGGATAGCAGGCTTTGCTAAAATGCAAAGCGCATTCTCGGCCGTAAGGCTCATCGGGGGCGGAATTGGTCTCGCCTACTCAATTCAAGCAATCGTTACAATTTCGGCGGCCATATTACTATGGATGATTTGGCGCAGCCACGCATCGCTGCGCCTACGCGCAGGAGCGACAGGTGCCGCAATATTACTGGGCACGCCATTCATACTTGACTACGATTTTGTCCTCTTGTCCTTGCCGGTTGCGGCTTTGGCAGCCCAAGGCCTCGAGGAGGGCTTTAGGCCATGGGAGAAGTCGGCCCTCGCTTGCGCCTGGGTTTTGCCGTTGATAGCTCGACCCGCTGGCTTTGCATCCGTGCCGTTAAGCCCGGAAGTCGTCTTGTTTTTGTTACTATTGATTTGGAAGCGATCAACTACGCCTCACAAAGATGTCCCGCCGGTGGAGATTCCGGAACCGAGGCTTTGA